In Thalassospira marina, the following are encoded in one genomic region:
- a CDS encoding L-rhamnose mutarotase, translating to MKRVGMVIHVRPEKLAEYKKLHAEPWPGVIDTLRKHHVHNYVIYQHADLLFGHLEYDGSDFKADMAEIAKDPVTQEWWKLTDPCQSPLATRKEGEWWAEMEEVFYMA from the coding sequence ATGAAACGTGTTGGCATGGTGATCCATGTAAGGCCGGAAAAACTGGCCGAATATAAAAAACTCCATGCCGAGCCCTGGCCCGGCGTGATCGACACTTTGCGCAAACATCACGTGCATAATTACGTGATTTACCAGCATGCCGACCTTTTATTTGGCCATCTGGAATATGACGGCAGCGATTTTAAGGCCGATATGGCCGAAATCGCCAAAGACCCGGTTACTCAGGAATGGTGGAAATTGACCGACCCGTGCCAGTCCCCCCTTGCAACGCGCAAGGAAGGCGAATGGTGGGCGGAAATGGAAGAAGTCTTTTACATGGCGTAA
- a CDS encoding SDR family oxidoreductase produces MAGRLAGKTAVVTAAGQGIGRATAEMFLAEGARVIATDINEEALASLSGMETHKLDVTDGAAIAEFGKKVGAVDVLFNCAGFVHHGTILECDEDAYDFSFNLNVRSQYRMMRALLPAMLENGGGSIVNMSSVASSVKGVPVRFIYGATKAAVIGMTKSVAADFVGKNIRCNAICPGTVESPSLQQRMASQGGDFEEVRKAFVARQPIGRIGQPGEIAALATYLASDEASYTTGAIHVIDGGWVN; encoded by the coding sequence ATGGCAGGAAGACTGGCAGGAAAAACCGCCGTTGTAACCGCCGCAGGCCAGGGAATTGGCCGGGCCACGGCAGAAATGTTTCTCGCCGAAGGGGCAAGGGTGATTGCCACCGACATTAACGAAGAGGCCCTGGCAAGCCTTTCGGGCATGGAAACCCACAAACTGGACGTGACCGACGGGGCCGCCATTGCCGAATTTGGCAAAAAGGTGGGTGCGGTTGATGTGCTGTTTAACTGCGCAGGCTTTGTCCATCATGGCACCATCCTTGAATGCGATGAAGATGCCTATGATTTCAGCTTTAACCTTAATGTGCGTTCGCAATATCGCATGATGCGCGCTTTGCTGCCCGCCATGCTGGAAAATGGCGGTGGCTCGATCGTCAATATGTCGTCGGTGGCATCCTCGGTTAAGGGGGTTCCGGTCCGCTTTATCTATGGCGCGACCAAGGCCGCCGTTATTGGCATGACCAAATCGGTCGCAGCGGATTTTGTCGGTAAAAACATTCGCTGCAACGCGATTTGCCCCGGCACGGTCGAAAGCCCGTCGCTTCAGCAGCGCATGGCATCGCAGGGCGGGGATTTTGAAGAAGTCCGCAAGGCCTTTGTCGCCCGCCAGCCAATTGGCCGTATCGGCCAGCCCGGCGAAATTGCCGCCCTTGCCACTTATCTGGCGTCGGATGAAGCAAGCTATACCACCGGTGCCATTCATGTGATTGACGGCGGCTGGGTAAACTGA
- a CDS encoding fumarylacetoacetate hydrolase family protein, protein MKLLRYGPVGSEKPGLLDANGTIRDLSGVIADLDPSTISQETFDKIAALDAASLPEVSGDVRIGACVGRPGKFICIGLNYSDHAAETGMQVPPEPVIFFKATSAVCGPNDNVEIPRGSEKSDWEVELGVIIGKEAKYVDEANAMDHVAGYCVVNDLSERAFQIERSGQWVKGKSADTFGPVGPYLVTRDEVKDPQNLPMWLTVNGHKYQDGSTQTMVYGVQFLIHYLSQFMSLQPGDIISTGTPPGVGMGQNPQVYLKAGDVMELGIEGLGSQKQTTVQA, encoded by the coding sequence ATGAAACTGTTACGTTATGGTCCGGTCGGTTCGGAAAAGCCCGGTCTGCTGGATGCCAATGGCACCATTCGCGATCTTTCCGGTGTGATTGCCGATCTTGATCCTTCGACCATCTCGCAGGAAACGTTCGATAAAATCGCTGCCCTTGATGCCGCCAGCCTGCCGGAAGTGTCGGGTGATGTGCGTATTGGCGCGTGTGTGGGCCGCCCGGGCAAATTCATTTGCATCGGCCTGAATTATTCCGACCATGCGGCTGAAACCGGCATGCAGGTGCCGCCGGAACCGGTGATTTTCTTCAAGGCCACCTCGGCTGTTTGCGGCCCGAACGACAATGTTGAAATTCCGCGCGGTTCGGAAAAATCCGACTGGGAAGTTGAACTGGGCGTCATCATCGGCAAAGAAGCCAAATATGTTGATGAAGCCAATGCGATGGACCATGTTGCCGGTTATTGCGTGGTTAACGACCTGTCTGAACGTGCCTTCCAGATCGAACGTTCCGGCCAGTGGGTAAAAGGCAAAAGTGCCGATACCTTCGGCCCGGTTGGCCCGTATCTGGTAACGCGCGATGAAGTCAAAGACCCGCAGAACCTGCCGATGTGGTTGACGGTCAATGGTCATAAATACCAGGATGGCAGCACCCAGACGATGGTTTATGGCGTGCAGTTCCTCATCCACTACCTGTCGCAATTCATGAGCCTGCAACCGGGCGACATCATCTCGACCGGCACCCCCCCAGGCGTTGGCATGGGCCAGAACCCGCAGGTCTACCTCAAGGCCGGTGACGTTATGGAACTCGGCATTGAAGGCCTTGGCAGCCAGAAACAGACAACCGTGCAGGCCTAA
- a CDS encoding HTH-like domain-containing protein: protein MNERDLVNVLNEMYEGAASGEAAVMVHLFGIKYANQIKAADTSPSRLAKLSNVPDSYGVEINKGVNLSKFVSVK, encoded by the coding sequence ATGAATGAACGAGACTTGGTAAATGTTTTAAATGAAATGTATGAAGGTGCGGCTTCAGGGGAGGCTGCTGTTATGGTGCATTTATTCGGCATAAAATATGCAAATCAAATTAAGGCGGCAGACACTTCCCCGTCTCGGTTAGCGAAGTTGTCAAATGTGCCAGATAGCTATGGGGTTGAGATTAACAAAGGCGTTAATTTGTCAAAATTTGTATCGGTTAAGTAG
- a CDS encoding efflux transporter outer membrane subunit, with protein sequence MLKSTLKTGTILTLLLLAGCSSLEKATYNQPDVTLPAGWRSDSTVTGTTATNPASRSTPATKTGTTPQSSGTANNAGVAMAPSNWWHNFNDPALDQLVANALAQNNDLAAATIKVRQAQLQAGIAKTDLFPDLSAGANSSTSRNLDTGRISRSYGTTSSVSYEVDLWGKLGSNYDAKKWEALATEKDRASTALTLTGTTANLYWQSVYDQQRLAIAQASIDYARKTLELVNVQYQSGASSSLELYESRRSLESQLADYTQIAQSLKANKNALSILFDQPPQEIAISRDTLPDGTLPAVKSGLPADLLARRPDVKAAELRLRADIANINTAKTSLLPTLNLTGELGTSSDQLRNLLENPIGTLGASIALPFLNWNERQLDIRVSEAQYEQDVINYRQTLYQAFSDVETALSARDHYIAQAQNLRAALNDARNAERIYETRFRAGAVSMQSWLDAQENRRTAEESLLQNQLNQILNLVTLYQALGGDSET encoded by the coding sequence ATGCTTAAATCAACCCTCAAAACCGGCACCATCCTTACCCTGCTTTTGCTTGCGGGCTGTTCCAGCCTGGAAAAGGCCACCTATAACCAGCCCGACGTCACCCTGCCAGCCGGCTGGCGCAGCGACAGCACCGTGACGGGCACTACGGCCACAAACCCGGCAAGCCGCAGCACACCTGCAACCAAAACCGGCACAACGCCACAATCCTCCGGCACGGCCAATAATGCAGGCGTTGCCATGGCCCCGTCCAACTGGTGGCACAATTTTAACGACCCGGCATTGGACCAGCTTGTCGCCAACGCGCTTGCTCAAAATAACGACCTTGCCGCCGCCACCATCAAGGTACGCCAGGCGCAGCTTCAGGCAGGCATCGCCAAAACCGACCTGTTCCCGGACCTGTCCGCCGGGGCCAATTCCTCGACCTCGCGCAACCTTGATACCGGGCGCATATCGCGCAGCTATGGCACCACCAGCAGCGTCAGTTACGAGGTCGATTTATGGGGAAAACTTGGCAGCAATTATGACGCCAAAAAATGGGAAGCCCTGGCCACCGAAAAGGACCGCGCCAGCACAGCCCTCACACTCACCGGCACCACCGCCAATTTGTACTGGCAAAGTGTTTACGACCAGCAACGCCTTGCCATTGCCCAGGCCAGCATTGACTATGCCCGCAAAACCCTTGAACTGGTGAATGTGCAATATCAGTCCGGCGCGTCCAGCTCGCTCGAACTTTATGAATCGCGCCGCAGCCTCGAAAGCCAGCTTGCCGATTACACCCAAATCGCGCAAAGCCTGAAAGCCAATAAAAACGCGCTATCCATCCTGTTTGACCAGCCCCCGCAGGAAATTGCCATCAGCCGCGATACCCTGCCCGATGGCACACTCCCGGCCGTCAAATCCGGCCTGCCCGCCGACCTTCTGGCACGCCGCCCGGATGTAAAAGCAGCAGAGCTTCGCCTGCGCGCCGATATTGCCAATATCAACACCGCCAAAACCAGCCTGCTGCCCACCCTGAACCTTACGGGTGAACTCGGCACCAGCAGCGATCAGCTCCGCAACCTTCTGGAAAACCCGATTGGCACATTGGGTGCCAGCATCGCCCTTCCCTTCCTGAACTGGAACGAAAGACAGCTCGATATCCGCGTCTCCGAAGCCCAGTACGAACAGGATGTAATCAATTACCGCCAAACCCTCTATCAGGCCTTCAGCGACGTTGAAACCGCCCTGTCTGCACGCGATCACTATATCGCACAGGCCCAGAACCTGCGCGCCGCCCTGAATGACGCGCGCAACGCCGAACGCATCTACGAAACCCGCTTCCGCGCCGGTGCCGTCTCCATGCAAAGCTGGCTGGATGCCCAGGAAAACCGCCGCACCGCCGAAGAATCCCTCCTGCAAAACCAGCTCAATCAGATTTTAAATCTGGTCACGCTGTATCAGGCGTTGGGTGGGGATAGCGAAACATGA
- a CDS encoding MacB family efflux pump subunit gives MQAPLIQITDLWREYPAGDQKIAVLKGVNLTIERGEMVAIVGASGSGKSTLMNILGCLDQPTRGTYRVNGRATDALEADELAALRREYFGFIFQRYHLLSDLTALGNVEVPAIYAGYSASQRHDRAYSLLEKVGLGDRTHHRPGQLSGGQQQRVSIARALMNGGDVILADEPTGALDSKSGEQTLALLRDLHADGHTVILVTHDANVAAHAERVIEILDGEIIRDERQTATGSSENTTPAPIAQKPKGKRLLAEFGRFGEAFKMALVAMMAHRLRTFLTMLGIIIGIASVVSVVALGTGSREKVLADISSIGTNTIDIRRGKDFGDRDADAIRTLTADDASALNNEYYVDSVTPSVSTSVTLRYRNIEVTSSVTGVGVDYDRVRGYEMDRGIWFNQRSVQNRDQDAIIDNNTRDKLFPNGEDPLGKVILLGSVPVRVIGVTKPHDSAFGRGDSLNVWLPYTTVMTRLTGQNYLTSITVRVADAVDTKLADQKIGDFLERRHGIRDFFTINTDTIRQTIETTTATLTLLVSSIAVISLIVGGIGVMNIMLVSVTERTGEIGVRMAVGARQGDILRQFLIEAVLVCLIGGGLGVSLALLIGVLFGMLGTPFQMIYSTTSIIAAFACSSMIGVLFGFLPARSAARLNPVDALNRD, from the coding sequence ATGCAAGCCCCGTTAATCCAGATTACCGACCTGTGGCGTGAATACCCGGCAGGCGACCAGAAAATCGCGGTTCTCAAAGGTGTAAACCTGACGATCGAGCGCGGCGAAATGGTTGCCATTGTCGGGGCTTCAGGCTCGGGCAAATCAACACTGATGAATATTCTGGGCTGCCTGGACCAGCCCACACGCGGCACCTATCGCGTTAATGGCCGCGCCACCGATGCGCTGGAGGCCGACGAACTTGCCGCCCTGCGCCGTGAATATTTCGGCTTTATTTTCCAGCGTTATCACCTGCTGTCTGACCTGACAGCCCTTGGCAATGTCGAGGTTCCGGCCATTTATGCCGGTTATTCCGCCAGCCAGCGCCATGACCGCGCGTACAGCCTGCTGGAAAAAGTCGGCCTGGGCGACCGCACCCATCACCGCCCCGGTCAGCTTTCCGGCGGACAGCAGCAGCGTGTCAGTATCGCCCGCGCCCTGATGAATGGTGGTGATGTGATATTGGCCGATGAACCCACCGGCGCGCTGGATAGCAAAAGTGGCGAACAGACCCTCGCCCTTTTGCGTGATCTTCATGCCGACGGGCACACGGTTATCCTGGTTACCCATGATGCCAATGTTGCCGCCCATGCCGAACGCGTGATCGAAATTCTTGACGGCGAAATCATCCGCGACGAACGCCAAACCGCAACCGGCAGCAGCGAAAACACCACCCCCGCGCCAATTGCACAAAAACCCAAAGGCAAACGCCTGCTGGCCGAATTTGGCCGCTTTGGCGAAGCGTTTAAAATGGCGCTGGTTGCCATGATGGCGCATCGCCTGCGCACCTTTCTGACCATGCTGGGCATTATCATCGGTATTGCCTCGGTGGTATCGGTCGTTGCCCTTGGCACCGGGTCGCGCGAAAAGGTTCTGGCTGATATCAGCTCGATTGGCACCAACACCATCGACATTCGCCGTGGCAAGGATTTTGGCGACCGCGATGCCGATGCCATCCGCACCCTGACGGCGGATGACGCCAGCGCACTTAATAACGAATATTACGTCGATAGCGTCACGCCCAGCGTCTCAACCAGCGTCACCCTGCGCTATCGCAATATCGAGGTTACATCCTCCGTCACCGGTGTTGGTGTGGATTACGACCGCGTGCGCGGCTATGAAATGGACAGGGGCATCTGGTTTAACCAGCGTTCCGTCCAGAACCGCGATCAGGACGCGATTATTGATAACAACACCCGTGACAAGCTGTTTCCCAATGGCGAGGACCCGCTGGGCAAGGTGATTTTGCTGGGTTCTGTTCCCGTGCGTGTCATAGGCGTGACCAAACCCCATGACAGTGCCTTTGGCCGGGGCGACAGCCTTAATGTCTGGCTGCCCTACACCACCGTCATGACACGCCTGACCGGCCAGAATTACCTGACCAGCATCACGGTGCGCGTGGCCGATGCGGTGGATACCAAACTGGCCGATCAAAAAATTGGTGATTTCCTTGAACGCCGGCACGGCATTCGCGACTTTTTCACCATCAATACCGACACCATCCGCCAAACCATTGAAACCACCACCGCAACCTTGACGCTGCTGGTTTCCTCCATCGCGGTGATCTCGCTGATTGTGGGGGGCATTGGCGTTATGAATATCATGCTGGTATCTGTCACCGAACGCACCGGCGAAATTGGCGTGCGCATGGCCGTTGGCGCCCGGCAGGGCGATATCCTGCGCCAGTTCCTGATCGAAGCTGTCCTTGTCTGCCTTATTGGTGGCGGACTGGGGGTTTCGCTCGCCCTTTTGATCGGGGTTCTGTTTGGTATGCTCGGCACACCTTTCCAGATGATCTATTCCACCACATCCATTATCGCGGCCTTTGCCTGCTCTTCCATGATCGGGGTTCTGTTTGGCTTCCTGCCCGCGCGCAGTGCCGCCCGCCTCAACCCTGTTGATGCCCTGAACCGGGACTGA
- the macA gene encoding macrolide transporter subunit MacA — translation MKKLFARRTTIIIVLLLLAAGGWLGRNYFFPPETTPNYVTATVSRGDLESTVLASGALEASQLVSVGAQVSGQIQKLFVALGDVIKKGDLIAEIDPSTQQNALSDAKAKLANIEAQLASKKATLRQAQQAFDRQKKMRRLDATPQEDLETAEATLAVTKAEINALNAQIDQARIAVDTAQIDLDYTQIRAPMDGTVVSLPVKVGQTVNAVQSTPTIIKLAQLATMTVKAEISEADVIRVKPGQEVYFTILGDPDSRYHAALRAIEPAPDEIDDNDDGLADNEAVYYNALFDVPNPDGILRIAMTTEVTIVLKSVKGALIIPSSALMSDADGKYYVQIPDAKGAITKQPVSVGLNTNVKAEITSGLKEGDTVIIGAASDAALASASGGRRPRGMMF, via the coding sequence ATGAAAAAACTGTTCGCCCGCCGCACCACCATAATCATCGTTCTGCTGCTGCTTGCCGCAGGCGGATGGTTGGGCCGCAATTATTTCTTTCCGCCCGAAACCACACCAAACTACGTCACCGCCACCGTTTCACGCGGCGACCTTGAAAGCACGGTTCTTGCCAGTGGTGCGCTGGAGGCATCACAGCTTGTTTCGGTCGGCGCGCAGGTTTCCGGGCAAATTCAAAAACTGTTTGTCGCACTGGGCGATGTCATCAAAAAAGGCGACCTGATCGCGGAGATTGACCCCTCGACCCAGCAAAACGCCCTAAGCGATGCCAAGGCAAAACTGGCCAATATCGAAGCCCAGCTGGCCTCAAAAAAGGCCACCCTGCGCCAGGCCCAGCAAGCCTTTGACCGCCAGAAAAAAATGCGCCGCCTCGATGCCACCCCGCAGGAAGACCTTGAAACCGCCGAAGCCACCCTTGCGGTAACCAAGGCCGAAATCAATGCCCTGAATGCCCAGATCGACCAGGCCCGCATTGCCGTTGATACCGCCCAAATCGACCTTGATTACACCCAGATCCGCGCACCCATGGATGGCACGGTTGTTTCCCTGCCCGTCAAGGTCGGGCAAACGGTGAATGCAGTGCAATCCACACCAACCATCATCAAACTGGCGCAGCTTGCCACCATGACGGTGAAGGCCGAAATTTCCGAGGCCGATGTTATTCGCGTCAAACCGGGCCAGGAAGTGTATTTCACCATTCTGGGCGATCCTGATTCACGCTATCACGCCGCCCTGCGTGCCATTGAACCCGCACCCGATGAAATTGATGATAATGACGATGGCCTCGCCGATAACGAAGCCGTCTATTACAACGCCCTGTTTGATGTGCCCAATCCCGATGGCATCCTGCGCATTGCCATGACAACCGAGGTCACCATTGTCCTTAAATCGGTCAAGGGCGCGCTGATCATTCCCTCATCTGCCTTGATGAGCGATGCGGATGGCAAATACTATGTCCAAATCCCCGATGCCAAAGGTGCCATTACCAAACAGCCTGTGAGTGTTGGTCTGAATACCAATGTCAAAGCCGAAATCACATCGGGCCTTAAAGAAGGCGACACCGTTATCATTGGTGCCGCCAGCGATGCCGCCCTTGCCAGCGCATCGGGTGGCCGTCGCCCGCGGGGGATGATGTTCTGA
- a CDS encoding response regulator transcription factor: MLAEYLEGEGFAITVVHNGTDGIRHALTGDYAMALLDIMMPGIGGIEVLRQVRAQSRMPVIMLTAKGDDVDRVVGLELGADDYIPKPYYPRELVARIRAVLRRAEGAGTAGMTGAGSAGGGDAGAANGGRDATLTQGDITLDPARRVAAYCGQELDLTVSEFNLLETLMRARDRALSKNELSLTVLGRPREVYDRSIDVHMSNLRQKLQQASGDATLIETVRGFGYRLRQDA, encoded by the coding sequence ATGCTGGCAGAGTATCTTGAGGGGGAGGGGTTTGCGATTACCGTTGTTCATAATGGAACGGACGGCATTCGCCATGCCCTGACAGGTGATTATGCGATGGCGCTGCTTGATATCATGATGCCCGGCATTGGCGGGATCGAGGTTTTGCGCCAGGTGCGCGCCCAAAGCCGGATGCCGGTGATCATGCTGACTGCCAAGGGCGATGATGTTGACCGGGTTGTGGGGCTGGAACTTGGCGCGGATGATTATATCCCCAAACCCTATTATCCGCGGGAGCTTGTCGCGCGCATTCGGGCCGTTTTGCGCCGGGCCGAAGGGGCCGGGACTGCGGGCATGACAGGTGCTGGCAGTGCGGGCGGTGGTGATGCAGGTGCGGCAAATGGCGGGCGCGATGCAACCCTGACACAGGGGGATATCACCCTGGACCCGGCGCGCCGGGTTGCTGCCTATTGCGGGCAGGAGCTTGATTTGACGGTATCGGAATTCAACCTTCTGGAAACGCTGATGCGGGCGCGTGACCGGGCCCTTTCCAAAAATGAATTATCGCTGACTGTTCTGGGTCGCCCGCGCGAGGTTTATGACCGTTCGATTGATGTGCATATGAGCAACCTTCGCCAGAAATTGCAGCAGGCCAGTGGCGATGCCACCCTGATTGAAACCGTGCGCGGATTTGGCTATCGCCTGAGGCAGGACGCATGA
- a CDS encoding sensor histidine kinase yields the protein MRGRLFWKILVGFAITFVGIAEGIWLLFQFYGHPPTPYLIGYLSATVPGYVEMASRAAERGGEPALKQLVEDWPRAERERLTYRVIPAAIAQKAQSDATGNVAPTEQELAEWSEKTGSPTRRLTPAQLREGYIAAHQAWETGSITRNVQSADGQWLQLQFDAADIVAQLPRDRHLNIPMPMIIAGVTGGLIFSAFLAWYLTRPILQLRKGFEQLSAGEMSHRLRPKMGRRRDEIADLARDFDHMAGRLQQLIGARDRLLNDVSHELRSPLARMQMAVALARQKPERVESSFDRIEKETIRLDELVGGLLTLSRVESGAAHQPVHLDLDHLLGRVISDARFEAEGLGINVKADLVVRWDHFGAVPVVLGNAELLRRAFENVIRNALHHTHAGQLVEIAASANYDRQFFDITIADRGPGIAPDMLETVFDPFTRDAGAAGQKGETGEEGTKGGVTAVSQGIAGNTGNDGFIASKSGFGLGLSIAKRAIEAHGGSINARNRDDGGLVMHITLPFILRLDGESDA from the coding sequence ATGAGGGGACGGCTTTTCTGGAAAATTCTGGTCGGGTTCGCCATTACCTTTGTCGGTATTGCCGAAGGCATATGGCTATTGTTTCAGTTTTACGGCCATCCGCCGACACCATATTTGATTGGTTATCTGTCGGCCACCGTGCCGGGTTATGTGGAAATGGCAAGCCGTGCTGCCGAACGGGGCGGGGAACCGGCATTAAAACAATTGGTGGAGGACTGGCCACGCGCCGAACGTGAACGCCTGACCTATCGTGTTATTCCTGCTGCCATTGCGCAAAAGGCGCAAAGTGATGCGACGGGTAATGTTGCACCGACCGAACAGGAACTGGCGGAATGGTCCGAAAAAACCGGCAGCCCGACGCGCCGTTTAACCCCGGCACAATTGCGTGAAGGTTACATTGCTGCCCATCAGGCATGGGAAACGGGGTCTATCACCCGTAATGTGCAATCGGCCGATGGCCAATGGCTGCAATTGCAGTTTGATGCCGCCGATATCGTGGCGCAATTGCCGCGCGACCGGCATTTGAACATTCCCATGCCCATGATCATTGCCGGGGTGACAGGCGGGCTTATTTTCAGTGCATTTCTGGCCTGGTATCTGACGCGACCGATTTTGCAGCTTCGCAAGGGGTTTGAACAATTATCCGCTGGTGAAATGTCCCATCGGTTGCGCCCGAAAATGGGCCGCAGGCGCGATGAAATTGCCGATCTTGCCCGCGATTTTGACCATATGGCAGGCCGTCTGCAGCAATTGATTGGCGCACGGGACCGCCTGTTAAACGATGTGTCGCACGAATTGCGATCACCCCTGGCTCGCATGCAAATGGCAGTTGCCCTGGCCCGGCAAAAACCCGAACGGGTTGAAAGCTCGTTCGACCGCATCGAAAAAGAAACCATCCGCCTCGATGAACTGGTTGGTGGCCTTTTAACCCTGTCACGGGTGGAAAGCGGGGCTGCACACCAGCCTGTGCATCTGGACCTGGACCATTTGCTGGGCCGGGTGATTTCCGATGCCCGGTTCGAGGCCGAGGGGCTGGGAATTAACGTAAAAGCCGACCTTGTTGTGCGCTGGGATCATTTTGGCGCGGTGCCCGTGGTTTTGGGCAATGCCGAATTGCTGCGCCGCGCCTTTGAAAATGTCATTCGTAATGCCCTGCATCATACGCACGCTGGCCAGTTGGTTGAAATTGCCGCAAGCGCCAATTATGACCGGCAGTTTTTTGACATTACCATTGCGGATCGCGGACCGGGCATTGCACCCGATATGCTTGAAACCGTGTTTGACCCTTTCACCCGTGATGCAGGCGCTGCCGGGCAAAAAGGTGAAACAGGCGAAGAAGGCACAAAGGGCGGAGTGACAGCTGTTTCGCAGGGCATTGCGGGCAATACCGGCAATGATGGATTTATTGCCAGCAAAAGTGGATTTGGCCTTGGCCTGTCGATCGCAAAGCGCGCGATAGAGGCGCATGGCGGCAGCATTAATGCGCGCAACCGCGATGATGGCGGGTTGGTGATGCATATTACTCTGCCTTTTATTTTGCGCCTGGACGGAGAAAGTGACGCATGA
- a CDS encoding glycosyltransferase family 2 protein: MTIEKNALPEQSNPATGAGDDAAKQVFDAGAPELSVVVPVKNEVENIEPLVTEIVAALRGKVPFEIIYVDDGSTDETTTIVRDLRQRIEELHLICHEKSCGQSIAVLTGVKNARGKLIVTLDGDGQNDPADIPQMLERYRAEGADAQVLIAGWRANRHDTAMKRIQSRIANKVRGGLLKDQTPDTGCGIKLFRREDFLAFPRFNHMHRFLPALMLRDGGRVFSVAVNHRPRLRGQSNYSMMNRLWVGIVDIMGVMWLQARAKTPVVKSKE; encoded by the coding sequence ATGACAATTGAAAAAAATGCGCTGCCTGAACAATCCAACCCGGCTACCGGGGCGGGGGATGATGCGGCAAAACAGGTTTTTGATGCAGGCGCGCCGGAACTTTCGGTTGTGGTGCCAGTCAAAAATGAAGTTGAAAATATTGAACCGCTGGTGACGGAAATTGTCGCAGCCCTGCGCGGCAAGGTGCCGTTTGAAATTATCTATGTTGATGATGGCAGCACCGATGAAACCACGACCATCGTGCGTGATTTACGCCAGCGCATCGAAGAATTGCACCTGATTTGCCATGAAAAAAGCTGTGGTCAGTCGATTGCGGTTCTGACCGGGGTGAAAAATGCGCGCGGCAAGCTGATTGTAACGCTTGATGGCGACGGGCAGAATGACCCGGCCGATATTCCGCAGATGCTTGAACGTTATCGTGCCGAAGGGGCGGATGCACAGGTTCTGATCGCGGGCTGGCGGGCAAACCGCCATGACACGGCGATGAAACGCATTCAGTCGCGCATTGCCAACAAAGTACGCGGTGGCCTTTTGAAGGACCAGACGCCCGATACCGGCTGTGGCATCAAGCTGTTTCGCCGGGAAGATTTCCTGGCATTTCCGCGTTTTAACCATATGCACCGGTTTTTGCCGGCCCTGATGCTGCGTGATGGCGGCAGGGTCTTTTCAGTGGCGGTCAATCACCGGCCACGGTTGCGGGGACAATCGAATTACAGCATGATGAACCGTCTTTGGGTCGGCATTGTTGATATTATGGGTGTGATGTGGCTGCAGGCCCGTGCCAAAACACCCGTTGTGAAATCAAAAGAATAG
- a CDS encoding lipid-A-disaccharide synthase N-terminal domain-containing protein, with amino-acid sequence MQEWLARLFSNIDAWFVLGIVGQVMFSGRFLVQWLVSEKHAKSIVPVAFWYLSIAGGICLMVYGLQRAEPIIILGQSFGLIVYARNLYFIHREKRDAKAETIPSIVAE; translated from the coding sequence ATGCAGGAATGGCTTGCAAGGTTGTTCTCCAATATCGATGCCTGGTTCGTGCTGGGTATTGTCGGACAGGTGATGTTTTCCGGCCGGTTTCTGGTTCAGTGGCTGGTCAGTGAAAAACACGCCAAAAGCATTGTTCCCGTGGCATTCTGGTATCTCAGCATTGCTGGCGGGATTTGCCTGATGGTTTATGGCCTGCAACGGGCCGAACCGATCATTATTCTTGGGCAGTCCTTTGGCCTGATCGTTTATGCACGGAACCTTTATTTCATTCACCGTGAAAAACGCGACGCCAAGGCAGAAACCATCCCGTCGATCGTAGCCGAATAA